A region from the Linepithema humile isolate Giens D197 chromosome 1, Lhum_UNIL_v1.0, whole genome shotgun sequence genome encodes:
- the LOC136997275 gene encoding uncharacterized protein, with protein MTEQLARFLKVRRVRAPVAISGVGCFDAKNGVACRYAANIILSPCDNSKPVLEICASILKSLTSYAPSPAVSPVNWDHLADLSLADPDPLSADPIDLLLGADLYSNLILEGVRKGKSGQPVAQNTVFGWIISGSTATRKASRNVTVQLQHCANNQSLDQLLQHFWKIEELPRQTLLSPEEQQCEEKSSMLFIRSISS; from the coding sequence ATGACCGAACAACTTGCGCGGTTCCTGAAAGTGCGCCGCGTTCGCGCGCCGGTTGCCATTTCTGGCGTCGGATGCTTCGACGCCAAAAATGGCGTCGCTTGTCGCTACGCCGCCAACATTATTCTTTCTCCCTGCGACAACTCGAAGCCGGTCCTCGAGATTTGCGCGTCTATATTAAAGTCACTTACGAGCTACGCACCGTCACCTGCGGTCTCTCCCGTCAATTGGGATCATCTCGCGGATCTTTCCCTAGCGGATCCGGATCCCCTCAGCGCAGATCCAATTGATCTTCTCTTAGGCGCCGATCTTTACAGTAATCTGATTCTTGAGGGCGTGCGAAAGGGTAAAAGCGGCCAACCCGTGGCGCAAAATACTGTCTTTGGATGGATCATCTCGGGCTCGACGGCGACTCGTAAGGCCTCGCGTAACGTCACCGTTCAGCTCCAGCATTGCGCAAACAATCAATCACTCGATCAGCTTCTCCAACATTTTTGGAAGATCGAGGAGTTGCCGCGACAGACACTACTCAGCCCCGAGGAGCAACAGTGCGAGGAAAAATCCAGCATGCTTTTTATAAGATCTATCAGCTCGTAG
- the LOC136997008 gene encoding uncharacterized protein, which translates to MIGVGVTSTVKFGFSFALTILLIPSLLIAYVVVTWTRNCWIRFVKWKYPNYVVVEKNSIRSILDQGRNHGICTLLVQGHAIAEGVRNHLLHLVSTKKFLKSALFTRWGVYVWKELDHFSVDNHLAKPPYSYRGRPITESNIQDYISDVTSKFLPMKLSPWQVHVVNCFLRGEERQICLVRAHHLLLRQEHLTLADFLPLKYSTDNWTCQESDSPFTNLYIQPSALPRLRQMLIESFSNYWNDFLYNNDPTERPEILKKRIGVLQCVKISMIVLVCTLKELVRQCRKSDGLKILELLSIVQRESSKRNFNLRLILESIMKSFNPIDIIYFCIALSWYIVITSVLKMPFLLVRELRALKSRHKHYYSNTLTYMLSCYVPLAFQAFREVVSISWIAVTAPKIIVEELFLKHPQSNQLQTISSCGRKVVAWSEEVDIELVRQIANITGATETEILLTSTVDTLKEYFKHSGFSIPDDVFATVKFVSQRAVFLRNHEARGILCLALPTKTPFFHDDFIEMLQVIQRNVQEVRSRQSAIYAITAAETSRGLISSCLPSIVLKLLLNQLSRRYSLCLTHVDGDLPIEGVDGAIYWRPPQGNCNMSITLHKHGNKVRLGIMGDALISPQHFIIAKTFPKSLENFAIILGIPRASSRSPSPNSLNPTTPPGY; encoded by the exons ATGATCGGTGTCGGTGTTACGTCGACAGTGAAATTCGGCTTCAGTTTTGCGCTGACGATACTCTTGATTCCCTCTCTTCTTATCGCGTATGTAG TGGTAACGTGGACAAGGAACTGTTGGATACGCTTTGTGAAATGGAAATATCCGAATTATGTCGTTGTGGAGAAGAATAGTATTCGAAGTATTTTGGACCAGGGCCGAAATCAC GGAATATGCACGCTTCTCGTGCAAGGACATGCGATTGCAGAGGGCGTGAGGAATCATCTGCTGCATCTAGTTTCCACGAAAAAATTCCTTAAATCTGCTCTGTTTACACGATGGGGTGTATACGTTTGGAAAGAGCTCGATCACTTCTCCGTGGACAATCATCTCGCAAAGCCGCCGTATTCTTATCGAGGCCGTCCAATTACCGAGAGCAATATACAG GATTATATAAGCGATGTTACATCAAAATTTCTCCCAATGAAACTATCGCCGTGGCAAGTGCACGTAGTGAATTGCTTTCTGCGAGGTGAGGAACGTCAGATATGTCTTGTGCGAGCGCATCATTTGCTCCTGCGGCAGGAGCATTTGACTTTGGCGGATTTTTTACCATTGAAATATTCGACGGACAACTGGACGTGTCAGGAGAGCGATTCGCCGTTCACCAATTTGTACATACAACCTTCCGCTTTACCACGCCTTCGACAGATGCTCATCGAAAGCTTCAGCAATTATTGGAAcgattttctttacaataatgatCCGACCGAACGACCGGAGATCTTGAAGAAGCGGATAGGAGTGTTGCAGTGCGTAAAGATCTCGATGATAGTGCTGGTCTGCACTTTGAAGGAACTGGTCAG ACAATGCCGAAAATCGGATGGGCTAAAAATTCTAGAGCTTCTATCGATTGTTCAACGTGAGTCGAGCAAGAGAAATTTCAATCTTCGCTTGATACTTGAATCCATCATGAAGTCTTTCAATCCGATTgacatcatttatttttgcattgctCTGTCTTGGTACATTGTGATCACGTCAGTTTTGAAAATGCCTTTTTTGCTCGTTCGAGAATTACGAGCTTTGAAATCGCGGCACAAGCATTACTATTCGAACACCTTGACGTACATGCTCTCGTGTTACGTTCCTTTGGCATTTCAAGCATTTCGAGAGGTCGTATCTATCAGTTGGATAGCCGTGACTGCGCCGAAGATTATCGtcgaagaattatttttgaagCATCCACAGTCGAATCAACTGCAGACTATCTCATCGTGCGGTAGAAAAGTCGTGGCTTGGTCGGAGGAAGTCGACATCGAGCTCGTTCGGCAAATTGCTAACATAACCGGTGCAACTGAAACGGAAATTCTTTTGACGTCCACCGTGGACACTCTGAAGGAATACTTTAAGCATTCGGGTTTCAGCATACCAGATGATGTGTTCGCAACTGTGAAATTTGTGAGTCAACGAGCGGTGTTCCTGCGAAATCACGAAGCCAGAGGTATCCTCTGTCTCGCCTTACCTACCAAGACGCCGTTCTTTCACGATGATTTCATTGAAATGCTGCAG GTGATTCAACGAAACGTCCAGGAAGTCAGGTCTAGACAGAGTGCGATTTACGCTATCACAGCAGCAGAAACGTCCCGCGGATTGATCTCATCCTGCTTGCCATCAATCGTtctgaaattacttttaaatcaaTTGTCACGAAGATATTCCTTGTGCTTAACTCACGTCGACGGGGATTTACCAATAGAAGGCGTAGATGGAGCGATTTATTGGCGACCACCGCAAGGAAACTGCA acatGTCTATAACTCTGCACAAGCATGGAAACAAAGTGCGTCTTGGTATAATGGGAGATGCCTTAATCAGCCCTCAACATTTTATCATTGCAAAAACGTTTCCTAAAAGTTTAGAAAACTTTGCCATCATTCTGGGCATACCAAGAGCATCTAGTCGGAGTCCAAGTCCTAATTCGCTTAATCCGACAACGCCACCGGGatattga
- the LOC136997010 gene encoding uncharacterized protein — MVYARKMHLIMRDKLFKLDNEQIDNASKIAEPWCPDYELLQKDFAAACPFENFRQRPYTFLNITPCKPKSVNNADMAVTQCCFISSLILWPEDMGVKATNDDLEAYCHMWRCYGYFLGIEDEHNFCRGSLEEIRQRMKDLYQYWIIPNLKDVTPEWEHMTRCLIVPFNYYPFIYMPYKVMILIATDLLNLNMLHLYKSLSYSEWCAYKIWKFLLRHALKFSTLRAIFNKVLRKIIDKAANYSPEKHAELQEISKKQLSNLSTMY; from the exons ATGGTATATGCGCGTAAGATGCATTTGATAATGAgagacaaattatttaaacttgatAACGAGCAAATCGATAATGCGTCCAAAATTGCGGAGCCATGGTGTCCGGATTAcgaattattgcaaaaagattTTGCCGCGGCATGTCCATTTGAGAATTTTAGGCAACGTCCTTATACGTTTCTCAATATAACACCATGCAAACCAAAAAGTGTGAATAATGCGGATATGGCAGTCACGCAATGCTGCTTTATAAGTTCGCTTATACTCTGGCCAGAAGATATGGGAGTAAAAGCAACCAATGATGATTTAGAAGCCTACTGTCATATGTGGAGGTGTTACGGATATTTTCTTGGAATAGAAGACGA GCACAACTTTTGTCGTGGTAGCCTCGAGGAAATAAGACAACGCATGAAAGATCTGTATCAATATTGGATAATACCAAATTTGAAGGATGTTACACCCGAATGGGAGCATATGACGAGATGTCTCATCGTACCCTTCAATTATTATCCGTTCATATACATGCCTTATAAAGTGATGATATTAATCGCAACAGATTTGTTAAATCTGAACATGTTACATTTGTATAAGTCGCTCAGTTACTCAGAATGGTGTgcttataaaatatggaa ATTCTTATTACGTCACgctttgaaattttcaactttacgagcaatttttaataaagtcctacgcaaaataatagataaagcGGCAAACTATAGCCCGGAAAAACATGCAGAACTTcaagaaatatcaaaaaagcAGTTGTCAAATTTGTCTActatgtattaa